The following coding sequences lie in one Drosophila sulfurigaster albostrigata strain 15112-1811.04 chromosome 2R, ASM2355843v2, whole genome shotgun sequence genomic window:
- the LOC133839226 gene encoding LOW QUALITY PROTEIN: single-strand selective monofunctional uracil-DNA glycosylase (The sequence of the model RefSeq protein was modified relative to this genomic sequence to represent the inferred CDS: deleted 2 bases in 2 codons) produces MVYTGGTGSCQLISVTVIDVFLNCALNLHKLKILNMLKRKLEKQAALTEDIKPKVTALPGAINSELFRQPLWMDFYEIECTLNKKIASLEPPKNIKCIYNPLEYAASLHCAYLRRFLKGRKQLMFIGMNPGPNGMGQTGVPFGNVRTVRDIMQLTGEVLQPPLVHPKRPVEGLNCKIEEPSGVRLWELFLHLAGGRIDTFADRCFVHNFCPLAFFDEHGHNITPNELKGAYKQQIRDICLNALEQLLNLVQPQTVVAVGEYVYTALSRSSYCRSVSVSVFRLPHPSPRALNNSNWVEKASNFLQKNGLITIMRNEVKGEYDSCTSKNIK; encoded by the exons atggtATATACTGGCGGCACTGGCAGTTGTCAGCTGATTTCAGTTACGGTCATTGATGTTTTCTTAAACTGCGCgctaaatttgcataaactgaaaattttaaatatgctgaAAAGAAAATTAGAAAAACAAGCAGCACTAACTGAGGACATTAAGCCCAAGGTAACTGCGTTACCTGGAGCCATCAATTCGGAATTGTTTCGACAACCACTTTGGATGGACTTCTATGAAATTGAGTGCACACTGAATAAGAAAATTGCTTCACTTGAACcgcca aaaaatattaaatgcatatacAATCCGTTAGAATATGCAGCCTCATTGCATTGCGCTTACCTACGTCGTTTCTTGAAAGGACGCAAGCAATTAATGTTCATTGGCATGAATCCAGGTCCAAATGGAATGGGGCAGACAGGA GTACCTTTTGGCAACGTTCGTACTGTCCGTGACATAATGCAGCTAACGGGCGAGGTACTTCAGCCACCCTTGGTGCATCCCAAACGGCCCGTGGAGGGACTGAATTGCAAAATTGAGGAGCCAAGCGGTGTGCGCTTGTGGGAGCTT TTTCTGCATTTAGCAGGCGGGAGAATCGATACTTTTGCAGACCGATGTTTTGTACACAATTTTTGTCCCTTGGCATTCTTCGACGAGCACGGTCATAATATTACACCGAATGAGTTGAAAGGCGCATATAAGCAGCAGATACGCGACATATGTTTGAATGCTTTAGAACAGTTGCTTAACCTGGTTCAGCCACAAACTGTGGTGGCAGTGGGTGAGTACGTTTATACAGCATTAAGTCGCTCGTCTTACTGTAGATCAGTATCAGTATCTGTTTTCCGCTTACCACACCCGAGTCCTCGTGCTCTAAACAATAGCAATTGGGTGGAAAAGGCTAGCAACTTCTTGCAGAAAAACGGCCTAATTACAATAATGCGCAATGAGGTTAAAGGGGAATATGATTCATGTACATctaagaatattaaataa
- the LOC133839232 gene encoding tRNA-specific adenosine deaminase 2, whose product MAAFMEEALVEARRARDAGEVPVGCVFVHGDVIIARGGNEVNVHRNATRHAEFICIDATLAYCREKRLPARQTFSEISVVVTVEPCIMCSAALHTLAVKEIIYGCENDRFGGKTVVDVAAVVGQQINITGGVRADEAMALLKEFYKGDNPSAPPVAKKRK is encoded by the coding sequence ATGGCCGCTTTTATGGAGGAAGCTTTGGTAGAAGCGCGCCGTGCACGTGACGCCGGCGAGGTGCCTGTTggctgtgtgtttgtgcacgGCGACGTGATCATCGCACGTGGCGGGAACGAAGTGAATGTGCATCGCAATGCAACACGTCACGCGGAGTTCATATGCATCGATGCCACCTTGGCCTATTGCCGCGAGAAGCGCTTGCCGGCTCGTCAAACATTCAGCGAAATCAGCGTTGTCGTTACCGTGGAGCCTTGCATTATGTGCTCAGCGGCATTGCACACGCTGGCGGTCAAGGAAATCATCTACGGTTGCGAGAATGATCGATTCGGTGGGAAAACGGTGGTCGATGTGGCTGCCGTTGTGGGTCAACAAATTAACATCACTGGCGGTGTGCGTGCGGATGAGGCTATGGCACTGCTCAAGGAATTCTACAAGGGTGACAATCCATCTGCTCCGCCAGTGGCAAAGAAGAGGAAATGA